tgtgtgtgtgtgtgtgtgtgtgtgtgtgtgtgtgtgtgttatgaaggtATCGACCTACCtgttgcataataataataataatgataaatagataaaaaataatgtcGGTTGTCCCTGCTTGGTGGGGTGTGTGCTGAGCAGTGATGAGTGGCCGCCGCCTTGGCAGTCCCCTGCCGCGCCACGGGCTAAGATTTGGCATGCAAGGAAAGGTTCAGCTGCCCAGTGCTTTTTTGTTGAGGGCGCCCGCTGCGCAGGGCAGATTCTCCCCTGATGTAATGGCCGGTGTCACACGCTGGGGTTGGGAGGAGGGCGGGGCAGAAATAGAGAAGTCAGGGGCTGTTCCCAGGCTGAGGAACAATGGGGCGCCATGACTGTCCTCTgtgagtggtggaggagaggagggatgtctAGGGGGAGATTGGGGAAGCGGTGACGGTGTGGGGCAGCTGGGATGGGTGGAACTGGGGCCCCGTCTGGCCGGGGCGGGTCAGGCCGGGGGGAGACACCCCTTCCGAGCGGGCAGGGGGCGGCAGGTCGGAGGCAAGGCGGGGCTGGGGCGAGACTGCTGCCACGTCCCTGAGGAAGGCTGCCCCGCCGGCGTCCCCAGGGGAAGACTCGAGCTCCTGAAGGCGGCGCGGCGTGAGCGGGAGGTCACCGAGTCCCTCCTCCAGGCCGGGCGTCTCGGGGGCGGGGCCAGGCATGGGCGGGGGCGGAGCCTCACCCAGTGGGCGGGGCATGACGGGGGTGAAGGCGGAGACGGAGCCGGGGCCCAGAGCGGCAGTGAACTGGTAGAGTGCCAGGGCGGAAGGTGGCACTGGCCCCGCTGTGCACGTGGACGACGACGAAGACGAGGGTGAGGGCGAGGGGGAGTTAGAGGCGGACGACGAGGCGGGGGGCAGGAGGCCCTTGGCCCTGGCCTCGCGATCTCGTCTCTCTCGCGCCCGACGGTTCTGGAACCAAATCTTTACCtgcggaaagaaagaatgatgatgTTAGCACACCTGAGCGTCCCTCCCTcacctgagtctctctctctgaGTTTCCTCACTTTACGACATAACCGAATCACTGGACATTgtttatctggattttcaaaacgAAATCGTTAATGTTCCACGCAATATATTATTTCACAGCATTAAATTATTAAATACTAAGCGAAATGCACACTCAAAGTTGATCGCTAAGTGACTCaacaacagacagcaaagagtggtcATGAACTGAAAGGCCTCAGAGTGGACACCAGTCACTATTGTTGGTGGTGGCCCTCAGGGCCCTGTGCTCGGACCTCTGCTATTCATAGTTTGCATCAATTACGTTGATGTTTGGAATTAATAACTTCATTCGTTAATTTTCAGGTGACACGACGACTGACAACACTGTCCTCTCAGATCAAGACAAGCAAACCCTTCAAGACAATatgtataaaatttcagcttTGTCTGCTAAATGGGAGATGCCTTGTAACCTCAATAAATGCCAGACTACTCAAGTGGAAACAAAGTTCGATGTAGTTTGCAATGTAAAGCTTAAAATTATAGCATACAATGTATTCCTCACATCATCATTTCCCAAACATTACCTTCCCTCTCCATAAACCTAACGACTCACCCTTTACATCTttttcaaccctcctcctccgcctcccccttccACAAAACCACACCCGAGCCTCGCACAAAGGACTCACCG
This is a stretch of genomic DNA from Eriocheir sinensis breed Jianghai 21 unplaced genomic scaffold, ASM2467909v1 Scaffold1231, whole genome shotgun sequence. It encodes these proteins:
- the LOC126989602 gene encoding uncharacterized protein LOC126989602 — encoded protein: MVGMVDMVGMVYHGVSSGSMVKIWFQNRRARERRDREARAKGLLPPASSSASNSPSPSPSSSSSSTCTAGPVPPSALALYQFTAALGPGSVSAFTPVMPRPLGEAPPPPMPGPAPETPGLEEGLGDLPLTPRRLQELESSPGDAGGAAFLRDVAAVSPQPRLASDLPPPARSEGVSPPGLTRPGQTGPQFHPSQLPHTVTASPISP